The Pseudorasbora parva isolate DD20220531a chromosome 25, ASM2467924v1, whole genome shotgun sequence genome segment tatatatatatatatatatatatatatatatatatatatatatatatatatatatatattatatatatatataacaaataaatcaaattgATATATAAATcaaacgatagatagatagatagatagatagatagatagatagatagatagatagatagatagatagatagatagatagatagatagatagatagatagatagatagatagatagatagatagatagatagatagatagatagatagatagatagatagatagatagatagatagatagatcattttatatttaagatttcattttttaaaatggggaatttgaaataatgttaaataaaaataatattatttcttaatatttaaaaacatgatGGTTATAATATATAAACTTTAGATTAGTTAACTTTCTTGTTTTAATTTATGCCATGTTTATTTGGcataaaaccattaaaatatatatattttattaaaaaatatatatattatttgatcatattttcaaaaaatatgtgacttaaatattcaaaatttacCAAAAGACATCAATATACATGTAATAAACagtgataattaaaaaatatataactatttgatatatattttatacttcATGGAATTCAGATTATGCAGTAGATCttttttaatttgccaaatacgtagcataaatatttttaaattaacccTTTTTCTCACATATATTTTAATACCACTTTatagagtttctatttattgatTGAATTTAGTCCAAATACTACTGGAGATCTTGATGTTAaaaacagaagaagaaaaaaagttcaTGCTGGGTAGGGGTGAAAAATCACACATTACCTGATGACTCATATCTGTAGGTTCCCACATCGGCACAGGACttctctccatctctcactGCAGTCTTGCCTGAGACAGACAGCGGTGGCCTGGAGAGGCCTGTGGAGGTGTCACTTCACACCTCTGAGGACCGAGGCTGGTATAAAGCCTCCCTCCTGCAAACCCTCCAGCATTGCTGACCCTCTCTAACCACACAGAATGGATGTGTCTTCTCCACTCCTCCGCTACATCACACAGAACTCCTGGAGCTGCCAGAGTTCAGACTCTGAATTCTACAACATCTCATCTCCAGAAGCAGTGTCTCCTACCTCCTACATGGACTTCTCTCTTTCAGCCCAGCTTCAAAACAGTTCTTCTCCACCTCCCGAAGGTGTAAAAGCACCCGGCTTGGGTTCATTACATCAGGACGGTGCTGGTTCCCTTGCCGGAACAAGAAGAACGCGTGTCAAGAACCCGAGCAAGCAAAGACAGAGTGCTAGCGAGAAAGAGAAGCTCAGAATGAGGGACTTGACCAAAGCTCTCCATCACCTCAGGACTTACTTACCTCCTTCAGTGGCTCCTGTGGGTCAAACCTTGACGAAGATCGAGACCCTTCGCCTCACCATCCGCTACATCTCCTATCTGTCTGCTCAACTAGGCCTCAGCGAAGAGTCTCTCTGCCAGATGAAGGACCTAAGAGCTTCTAGATTCCAAGAATCACCTCAATATCAGGGCAATTCAACACCAGAGTACTGGGGACTCAGCTCATCACATCAGGAACTGTGTCAAAGCACCTTCAGGCCTTCAGAACATGTCTTGAGGCAGACAGAAATGGATTGTCATCAGGTTTTCATGAGCATGGAAACAACTGCTAATGATGATTCCTTCAACTCTAGCTCAGAATCTCTTCTGGAAAGCCCTTCGTATGCAGATACAGCCACAACATACCAGGTGTGTACTTTTTTATGCATATTGTGCGATTTAATAATAGTTTAATTTTCAAAATGTGTTTCTAAATGCAGTATAAAATACTTATCATCTTTTTCCTCTCTTTTTAGGGATACAACAAAGCCGTCCACTGTCCGATTGCACCGGAATTCTGGGGATAAAACTCTCATTGGACTTTtcacatatttaaaacttttcaaaTATTTATCCTATGTACagtatttaatgtattttaatatattgttttatcttattttaagatatctattttaatattatatattttgtatgttatttttttgtgtacGAAAGTAGTAATTTAttgatatttataataaaaaatgatctaaatatcaacattttgattttgtgtattcatttgaaattaatgttttactttaaattttttagctaataataaattaaaataataaaaaggttTTCACTATTTAATATCAACTTTTAGGCATTTGTGCAGTTCACTTCAGTAATTTACAGTATTTGCCTTAATATGTCAATAATATATTTAGGctatatataaaacacacacactatatatatatatatatatatatatatatatatatatatatatatatatatatatatatatatatatatatatatatatatatatatatatataagaagaAAAAgagtaccatatggacgaataaaaatttaaaacaagcatagttaaaaacagttgtaaagacaataataagaataaaaaaataagagataagataaggtgcaatcagtcggacatacagtgcccagagctcattcagtaaatgcgcagataaacagatgtgttttgagtctggatttgaatgtggctaatgttggagcacatctgatctgttcaggaagctggttccaactacggctggcataatagctaaaagcagactctccttgctttgagtgaactattggtatttctaactgacttgatcctgctaatctgagtgatctgttgggtttgtatttaatcagcatatctgcgatgtattgaggtcctagctcattgagtgatttataaacaagtaatagtactttaaagtcgatcctaaatgtaactggaagccagtgtagagacctgaggactggtgtgatatggtcatattttctggttttgAGTAAATGTAATGGTTCTGCTGAcgaaacactgcaaaaatatatatttccaaGAATTTTAGTGGACAAAAAACTTCAGGCAAAAATTATTTGGATAATTGTAAATGATCAAGGAGCTTTATACAGCATTTTACAGTGGTGTCATTAAAAACATGGTAAGTCTATTCTCCCAATACTTTCATGCATGTGGCATGCTCTGAAATAAAAGGTATCCTACGTCACAGCAGTTTCAAGAAAGTTCAGTTTCAGCCTCAGACCATAAATTAGCGTGGAACTGCCCACCCCACCCTAAACACAAAACCTAACTGAATCCGAAAATGCCCGCTATATcctcaaatagggcattattcaAAGGGGCAGACATTTGTAGTTGTGTCCGAAACCTAGTGGACGTTGAGTGCACTCGCACCGCAATAACCTACACTCAACGGCTGTAAATTCATTTACTCGTTTTCTTTCAGTCCTTCAAGTGAACTTTAGTGGACTAACATAGAGAATAGTAAATGAGGATTTAGGAGGGGATTTCCGAATCAGCCCAATAAACCCCACCATAACGAATTCCCATCCTCACCTCACCACCAAACCTAACCTTAATGATCAGCTCTGCCATAACTTTCTTTTTTGAGACTGCTGGTCTGGTGCTGATGTTCCTAAAACGGACGTATATTCTTCAGTTGGTTTAGTATTGGCTTGTTTTGTTGTGGTGAAAAGCCTAATGTCACCACAAGATGGCGCAATATTACAGTCAGAGGCAGCTGCACTGCCATGTTTAATTGCATGATCCCTCCTCTTCATGTCACTCCTGACACTTTGTCAATATTGTCTTaaacttaaaggattagttcacccaaaaatgaaaatgattccatagtttactcaccctcaagccatcctaggtgtatatgactttcttcgaTCAGCCAAACAGTTATACTTTTATAGTTATTGAGTTTGgagatatattttaaaatatcctggctcttccaagctttataataaaAGTGAATGGTAGATTTTGAAGgctaaaaaagtgcatccatcataaaagaacCAGGGCGTTAtcaaaggccttctgaagtgaaagcAATGCTTTTTTGttagaaaaatatacatatttataactttatagaCTATACACAAGTCTTCcagtatatttatatttaagatggatataggatggatggatggatggatggatggatggatggatggatggatggatggacggatggacagacggatggactTTTAAGGGCTTTACAATCTAGGgtaccattcactgccattacaaagcttggaagagccagaatATTTCCGTGTTTGGCTGAAAAAAGATAGTCATATACCCctgatggcttgagggtgaatcAATTATTGGAtatttttcatttctgggtgaacttacccttggAGCAAATATTCTTTCATTGGTCTCCATTTATCCTGTCAAGTAGGTTTACATTACCCCTGACAGCATTTTGGttgaaaataattgaataaataatatggGCTGGGATCAGCAACATCTCGGATCAGCTGGAATTGACAAAAATCTAATACAGGCCCTAGGGCAGTTACAGTGTTAGTGGAGATGCTTTGAGTCTCACCTCAGTCATTTACATGTAAATTACACCCCAAATCCTGATAATGGGCTTTTCCAGCCAGTATTCCTGCAGGGACAGCAGATTCCGGCAGATAAAGcaaatttaatatgcagttacaacccatctaaaaaaaaacaaaaaaacagcacaGGCACAGAGCAATTGCTCAAAGCAAGAAgacaaaatgaaaatatttaa includes the following:
- the mespbb gene encoding mesoderm posterior bb; the protein is MDVSSPLLRYITQNSWSCQSSDSEFYNISSPEAVSPTSYMDFSLSAQLQNSSSPPPEGVKAPGLGSLHQDGAGSLAGTRRTRVKNPSKQRQSASEKEKLRMRDLTKALHHLRTYLPPSVAPVGQTLTKIETLRLTIRYISYLSAQLGLSEESLCQMKDLRASRFQESPQYQGNSTPEYWGLSSSHQELCQSTFRPSEHVLRQTEMDCHQVFMSMETTANDDSFNSSSESLLESPSYADTATTYQGYNKAVHCPIAPEFWG